In Stomoxys calcitrans chromosome 2, idStoCalc2.1, whole genome shotgun sequence, the following proteins share a genomic window:
- the LOC106089573 gene encoding 2-oxoisovalerate dehydrogenase subunit alpha, mitochondrial yields MSFVRQITKFSQYAKIQSYFKNISAAPVFHVRSYGSVPADDPSTFPGAKAPFISKPEMIMPTDVAPIPIYRVMDSEGVIVDSTQDPQLGEGLVKKMFRDMVMLNTMDKILYESQRQGRISFYMTNFGEEASHIGSAAALEMRDLIYGQYREAGVLVWRGFTIEQFVDQCYGNDADIGRGKQMPVHYGSKELNFVTISSPLSTQMPQAVGAAYAFKRQQNNDRIVVCYFGEGAASEGDAHAAFNFAATLDCPVILFCRNNGFAISTPSTEQYKGDGIAGRGPAYGIATMRVDGTDVFAVYNAMKKAREYVLRENKPIIFEAMAYRVGHHSTSDDSTAYRSAEEIEVWNSKEHPISKLQKYMRTKGWFNEDEENAFVKDIRKQVLKQISVSEKKLKPNWREMFEGVYDEVPQHLKEQMQELEKHIAAHSDFYPLKHFKN; encoded by the exons ATGTCCTTCGTCCGCCAAATAACTAAATTTTCgcaatatgcaaaaattcagtcttATTTCAAG AATATATCAGCTGCACCAGTCTTTCATGTAAGAAGTTATGGAAGTGTACCCGCCGATGATCCATCTACGTTTCCTGGTGCAAAAGCACCATTTATTTCAAAACCAGAAATGATCATGCCAACCGATGTTGCGCCGATTCCAATTTACCGTGTTATGGACTCAGAGGGTGTCATTGTGGATTCAACACAAGATCCTCAATTAGGCGAAGGTTTGGTCAAGAAAATGTTCCGAGACATGGTCATGCTTAACACAATGGATAAGATTTTGTACGAATCTCAACGGCAGGGTCGCATATCATTTTACATGACGAATTTTGGGGAAGAAGCTAGTCACATTGGCAGCGCCGCTGCTCTGGAGATGCGCGATTTGATATACGGACAGTACAGAGAAGCTGGCGTTTTAGTCTGGAGAGGTTTTACAATTGAACAGTTCGTTGATCAATGTTATGGCAATGATGCCGATATTGGAAGAGGCAAGCAAATGCCAGTGCATTATGGTTCCAAAGAACTTAATTTTGTAACTATTTCAAGTCCACTTT CAACCCAGATGCCACAGGCAGTGGGAGCAGCCTACGCATTTAAGCGTCAACAGAATAATGACCGAATTGTTGTTTGCTATTTCGGTGAAGGTGCTGCTTCTGAAGGAGATGCCCATGCTGcctttaattttgctgctacaTTGGATTGTCCTGTCATTCTTTTCTG CCGAAACAATGGCTTCGCCATTTCGACCCCATCAACTGAACAATATAAAGGGGATGGGATCGCAGGAAGAGGACCTGCCTATGGAATTGCTACCATGCGTGTCGATGGTACTGACGTGTTTGCTGTTTACAATGCAATGAAGAAAGCACGTGAATACGTCTTGCGAGAAAATAAACCTATTATATTTGAAGCCATGGCATATCG TGTCGGCCACCATTCCACCTCAGATGATTCAACTGCATACCGTTCGGCCGAAGAAATTGAAGTTTGGAACTCGAAGGAACATCCCATATCCAAGCTTCAAAAATACATGAGAACGAAGGGCTGGTTCAACGAAGATGAAGAAAATGCTTTTGTCAAGGACATTCGTAAGCAGGTCTTAAAGCAGATTTCAGTTTCGGAGAAAAAGTTGAAACCAAATTGGAGGGAAATGTTCGAAGGTGTTTATGACGAAGTACCACAGCATTTGAAAGAACAAATGCAAGAATTGGAAAAGCACATAGCTGCACATAGCGACTTCTATCCTTTGAAgcatttcaaaaattaa
- the LOC106089574 gene encoding AP-1 complex subunit mu-1: MSSSAIYVLDVKGKVLISRNYRGDNMDMAVIDKFMPLLMEKEEEGMITPILQTADCTFAYIKTNNLYIVSTTPRNKNVNIALVFVFLHKIAQVFIEYFKELEEESIRDNFVIIYELLDELIDFGYPQTTDSKILQEYITQEGHKLEIQPRIPMAVTNAVSWRSEGIKYRKNEVFLDVIESVNLLANANGNVLRSEIVGAIKMRVYLSGMPELRLGLNDKVLFESTGRGKSKSVELEDVKFHQCVRLSRFENDRTISFIPPDGEFELMSYRLNTHVKPLIWIESVIERHEHSRVEYMIKAKSQFKRRSTANNVEIIIPVPADADSPKFKTTIGSCKYAPEQNAVIWTVKSFPGGKEYLMRAHFGLPSVKSEDSLEGKPPIQVHFEIPYFTTSGIQVRYLKIIEKSGYQALPWVRYITQNGDYQLRTN; this comes from the exons ATGTCTTCGTCAGCCATATATGTGTTGGATGTGAAGGGAAAGGTGTTGATATCTCGAAATTATCGGGGAGACAACATGGACATGGCGGTAATTGACAAGTTTATGCCATTGCTAATGGAGAAGGAGGAAGAGGGCATGATCACGCCCATTTTGCAAACGGCGGATTGCACCTTTGcctatataaaaacaaataatttgtaCATCGTTTCCACAACACCCCGCAACAAGAACGTAAACATAGCCCTTGTATTCGTGTTTCTGCACAAGATTGCTCAAGTATTTATCGAGTATTTTAAAGAATTAGAAGAGGAGTCCATACGTGATAACTTTGTTATAATATACGAGCTGCTGGATGAGCTTATTGACTTCGGATACCCACAAACAACTGATTCCAAGATACTTCAGGAATATATTACGCAAGAAGGTCATAAGCTAGAGATACAACCCCGTATACCGATGGCTGTGACAAATGCAGTGTCGTGGCGCTCAGAAGGTATTAAATATCGGAAGAACGAAGTGTTTTTGGACGTCATCGAATCGGTTAATTTACTGGCAAACGCAAATGGAAACGTTCTTCGTAGCGAGATCGTTGGTGCCATTAAAATGAGGGTCTATCTGTCTGGCATGCCAGAACTGAGATTGGGTCTCAATGACAAGGTCTTGTTTGAAAGCACTGGTCGAGGAAAATCCAAATCGGTGGAACTTGAAGATGTCAAGTTTCATCAATGCGTTCGACTTTCGCGTTTTGAAAATGATCGAACTATTTCTTTCATACCACCCGACGGCGAATTTGAATTAATGTCGTACAGGCTGAATACACAC GTTAAACCGCTGATATGGATCGAATCCGTCATTGAACGCCATGAGCATTCTCGAGTTGAATACATGATCAAAGCCAAATCTCAGTTTAAGCGACGCTCTACAGCCAACAATGTTGAAATAATCATTCCGGTACCAGCTGACGCCGACTCTCCAAAATTCAAGACGACAATTGGAAGCTGCAAATATGCTCCCGAACAGAATGCCGTTATTTGGACAGTCAAGTCTTTTCCAGGCGGCAAGGAGTATTTAATGCGAGCCCACTTCGGTCTACCGAGTGTTAAAAGTGAGGACAGCTTGGAAGGCAAACCTCCTATACAGGTTCACTTCGAAATACCTTACTTTACAACATCTGGAATTCAAGTGCGCTATTTGAAGATCATAGAAAAAAGCGGCTATCAGGCTTTACCCTGGGTGCGCTATATTACACAGAATGGAGACTACCAACTACGcaccaattaa